A window of the Dermatophagoides farinae isolate YC_2012a chromosome 2, ASM2471394v1, whole genome shotgun sequence genome harbors these coding sequences:
- the LOC124496173 gene encoding DNA ligase 1 — protein sequence MFTHDSDDPMRKIFLRAFFNRQLILSSFIPIHRKLFCTSVKCFQKRRAKKLDRKMFLFKPSNENKNSYDPSKSKYDMVNDACWKTNEKVPFIALAKTFSAIEDVSGRLKSIEIMSNYISSVMALSHEDLVKSIYLCLNKVAPDYEGIELGIGTSLLMKALSEATGRNMAQLKKQLNDIGDIGSCSEISKTNQRLLVQPKPLTVQHVFDTFKSIATMTGRNVMSNKVEKIKSLITCSQPIESRYIMRALSGKMRIGLGEKSLITAIAQAYMIYKNPDNRKQLDSERFKEKLNKNVSLLQTAFNECPNYDKLIPALLENGFDDLSKSCYLIPGIPLKPMLAHPTKGVREVLQRLEGLEFTCEYKYDGERAQIHLDNQGKIYIYSRNQENNTGKYPDIVKLMPDVMKSDVKSFIIDCEAVAYDVVNKQILPFQVLSTRKRKNVEESDIKVHICLFAFDLIYFNDESLVKKSLYERRQLLQENFEFIEGQFMRASSKDLNDIDVIQEFLDESIKNKCEGLMVKTLHKDASYEIAKRSFKWLKLKKDYLEGTGDTLDLIPIGAYYGRGKRTGFYGGFLLACYDDKNDEFQSICKIGTGFSDEDLATLSTSLKDLSISKPKSYYNVDETLKADVWFEANQVWEIKCADLSISPVYKAAIGIIDPQKGISLRFPRFIKVRDDKKPEDGTTAAQVAEMYLNQENQMNSANNEDDNNNDEQNESNSKSKTDEFY from the exons ATGTTTACTCATGATTCAGATGAtccaatgagaaaaatatttttacgCGCTTTTTTTAATCGACAACTTATATTATCg TCATTCATTCCAATTCATCGGAAATTGTTTTGTACCTCGGTTAAATGTTTTCAGAAAAGGCGTGCCAAAAAATTGGATAGAAAAATGTTTCTTTTTAAAccatcgaatgaaaataaaaatagttATGATCCATCCAAATCCAAATATGATATGGTCAATGATGCCTGTtggaaaacaaatgaaaaggTACCTTTTATTGCTTTGGCTAAAACATTCTCAGCTATTGAAGATGTTAGTGGTCGTTTGAAAAGTATCGAAATAATGAGTAATTATATATCATCAGTGATGGCTTTATCACATGAAGATTTAGTTAAATCAATATATCTTTGTCTGAATAAAGTTGCGCCAGACTATGAAGGCATTGAACTTG GTATCGGGACATCTTTATTGATGAAAGCATTATCGGAAGCTACTGGCCGTAATATGGCTCAGCTAAAAAAACAGCTCAATGACATTGGAGACATTGGCTCTTGTTCTGAAATTTCTAAAACGAATCAACGATTACTGGTACAACCAAAACCACTTACTGTTCAACATGTATTCGATACTTTCAAATCGATTGCTACAATGACCGGTCGTAATGTTATGTCAAacaaagtggaaaaaattaaaagtttAATTACCTGTTCACAGCCAATTGAATCACGATATATTATGCGTGCATTGTCCGGAAAAATGAGAATTGGACTGGgtgaaaaatcattaattacAGCTATAGCACAAGCATATATGATTTATAAAAATCCCGATAATAGAAAACAACTTGACTCGGAAAGatttaaagaaaaacttaacaaaaatgtttcacTATTGCAGACAGCGTTCAATGAATGTCCGAATTATGATAAATTAATTCCGGCCTTATTGGAAAATGGTTTCGACGATCTTTCCAAATCATGTTATCTAATACCTGGAATACCACTAAAGCCCATGTTAGCTCATCCTACCAAAGGAGTTCGTGAAGTTTTACAACGATTAGAAGGATTAGAATTTACATGTGAATATAAATACGATGGTGAACGAGCACAAATTCATCTGGATAATCAAGGTAAAATCTACATCTATAGCCGTAATCAAGAGAACAATACTGGAAAATATCCTGATATTGTAAAATTGATGCCAGATGTTATGAAAAGCGATGTGAAAAGtttcattatcgattgtGAAGCAGTAGCCTATGATGTTgttaacaaacaaattcttcCATTTCAAGTGTTGAGCACAAGAAAACGTAAAAATGTGGAAGAATCCGATATCAAAGTTCATATATGTCTTTTTGCATTCGATCTGatttattttaatgatgaatctcTGGTTAAAAAATCGTTATATGAACGACGACAATTACTTCAGGAGAATTTCGAATTTATAGAAGGTCAATTTATGCGGGCTTCAAGTAAAGATCtgaatgatattgatgttattcaagaatttttagATGAATCCATTAAGAATAAATGCGAAGGATTGATGGTAAAAACATTGCATAAAGATGCAAGCTATGAAATAGCCAAACGTTCATTTAAATGGCTTAAACTTAAGAAAGATTATTTAGAAGGCACTGGTGATACGTTGGATTTAATACCGATTGGAGCATATTATGGACGTGGCAAAAGAACCGGCTTTTATGGTGGTTTTCTTCTTGCCtgttatgatgataagaatgatgaatttcaaagTATTTGTAAGATTGGCACAGGATTTTCCGATGAAGATTTGGCCACTTTATCTACTTCATTAAAAGATTTAAGCATATCAAAGCCAAAATCCTATTATAATGTGGATGAAACATTAAAAGCTGATGTTTGGTTTGAAGCGAATCAAGTTTGGGAAATTAAATGTGCCGATTTATCTATTTCGCCCGTTTATAAAGCTGCTATCGGTATTATTGATCCTCAAAAAGGAATATCATTACGTTTTCCACGGTTCATCAAAGTtcgtgatgataaaaaacctGAAGATGGAACAACAGCCGCTCAAGTTGCTGAAATGTATTTAAATCaggaaaatcaaatgaattcgGCCaacaatgaagatgataataataatgatgaacagaaTGAAAGTAATTCTAAATCCAAAACAGATGAATTCTATTAA
- the LOC124496194 gene encoding ATP-binding cassette sub-family F member 2 → MPSDNKKRREAKKKELAKSKHSNKKDLTKEQSNENGSSLINGDNNDLPLTEEEELVKKLEHDMKLNSEARSCTGVLGIHPRSRDIKIDNFSITFHGVELLSDTKIELNCGRRYGLIGANGCGKSTFLSCLGRREVPIQDHIDIYYLTREIPPSEMTALQAVLNVDQERTRLEALAEELVQYDDEESQEQLLDIYDRLDEIDADKAKAKAAYILRGLGFDKDMQEKKCKDFSGGWRMRIALARALYVKPHLLLLDEPTNHLDLDACVWLEEELKSYKRILVIVSHSQDFLNGVCTNIIHLTKSKLKYYTGNYDAFVKTRLELLENQMKRYNWEQAQIAHMKDYIARFGHGSAKLARQAQSKEKTLGKMMASGLTERVVNDKNVSFYFPSCGTIPPPVIMVQNVSFRYSDTTPWIYKNLDFGIDLDSRLALVGPNGAGKSTLLKLLCGELVPTEGLVRTHSHLKIARYHQHLHEQLELDISALEYMMKSFPEVKEKEEMRKIIGRYGLTGRQQICPIRQLSDGQRCRVVFAWLAWQVPHLLLLDEPTNHLDMETIDALADAINDFEGGMVLVSHDFRLISQVAEEIWICEKETVTKWDATIQEYKEFLREKILKDNQKD, encoded by the exons ATGCCCtctgataataaaaaacgacGTGAAgccaagaaaaaagaattggcTAAAAGTAAACATAGtaataaaaaagatttgaCCAAAgaacaatcaaatgaaaatgggtcatcattgatcaatggtGATAACAATGATTTACCTCTTactgaagaagaagaattggtcaaaaaacttgaacatgatatgaaattgaattctgaaGCTCGTTCATGTACCGGTGTATTGGGTATTCATCCCCGTTCTCGTGAtattaaaattgataatttttccatcactTTTCATGGCGTTGAATTATTGTCTGATactaaaattgaattaaattgtgGCCGACGATATGGTTTGATAGGAGCTAATGGTTGTGGAAAATCTACATTTTTATCATGTCTTGGACGGCGTGAAGTGCCCATCCAAGATCATATAGATATTTATTATCTTACTCGAGAAATTCCACCATCAGAAATGACCGCTCTTCAAGCTGTACTCAACGTTGATCAAGAACGAACACGATTAGAAGCATTAGCTGAAGAATTGgttcaatatgatgatgaagaaagtCAAGAACAATTGCTCGATATTTATGATCGtcttgatgaaattgatgcaGACAAAGCTAAAGCTAAAGCCGCTTATATTCTACGCGGTCTTGGATTCGATAAGGATATGCAAGAAAAGAAATGCAAAGATTTTTCTGGTGGATGGCGCATGAGAATCGCTTTGGCCCGTGCTTTATATGTTAAGCCTCATTTATTGCTTTTAGATGAACCGACTAATCATCTTGATCTAGATGCTTGTGTATGGCTTGAAGAAGAACTGAAATCATATAAACGAATATTGGTGATCGTATCACATTCACAGGATTTTCTTAATGGTGTTTGCACtaatattattcatttgactAAAagtaaattgaaatattacACTGGCAACTATGATGCATTTGTTAAAACTCGTCTTGAATTGCTCGAGAATCAAATGAAGCGATATAATTGGGAACAAGCACAAATCGCCCATATGAAA GATTATATTGCTCGTTTTGGTCATGGTAGCGCCAAATTAGCTCGACAAGCAcaaagtaaagaaaaaacattagGCAAAATGATGGCTAGTGGATTAACTGAGCGAGTTGTAAACGATAAGAATGTCTCATTCTATTTCCCATCTTGTGGTACAATTCCACCGCCGGTTATTATGGTacaaaatgtttcatttcgatATAGTGACACTACACCTTGGATCTATAAAAATCTTGATTTCGGTATCGATCTGGATTCTCGTCTGGCCTTGGTCGGTCCAAATGGTGCGGGAAAATCTACACTGTTGAAGTTGTTATGTGGTGAGTTAGTACCAACCGAAGGATTGGTACGGACACATTCACATTTGAAGATTGCTCGTTATCACCAACATTTGCATGAACAACTTGAGCTTGATATTTCAGCTCTcgaatatatgatgaaaagtTTCCCTGAAGTCAAGGAAAAAGAAGAGATGCGTAAAATTATTGGCCGCTATGGTTTGACAGGCCGGCAACAGATTTGTCCCATTCGACAATTATCCGATGGACAACGATGTAGAGTTGTATTTGCTTGGTTGGCCTGGCAAGTTCCGCATCTTTTACTTTTGGACGAACCAACCAATCATTTAGATATGGAAACCATTGATGCTTTAGCCGATGCTATCAATGATTTCGAAGGTGGTATGGTATTGGTTAGTCACGATTTCCGTCTAATCAGCCAG gtGGCCGAAGAAATTTGGATCTGTGAAAAAGAAACCGTCACGAAATGGGATGCAACCATACAAGAGtacaaagaatttttacgtgaaaaaatattgaaagataatcaaaaagattaa
- the LOC124496266 gene encoding endoplasmic reticulum resident protein 29, whose amino-acid sequence MISFNVLLILSFILSAKIVYSQEDELLVAKLSYFNAKKIISNFKAVIVKFDESYSVNPDKDAEYKILAEELRFSMDIFVGHIVVPYQADDMDKNEMTEEQKLAKQYNITGPENMPVIFLYREKNFENPIRFNGKQFDSYTLRDFIRTNVPGLSFQLKSCIPEFDNLAKDFIRDNKSAEKRKKILKNTEKQMNNMRNEDHKNSAKIYVKIMERILERGDIFIESEFERIRNLLNGKLSDQKKVDLKNRLNIVDSFRSLSMTKIGKDEL is encoded by the exons ATGATTTCTTTCAAtgtattattgattttatcattcatattgtcggcaaaaattgtttattcgCAAGAGGATGAACTATTAGTGGCTAAACTTTCATATTTTAATGCGAAAAAA ataatttccaattttaAAGCTGTTATTgtaaaatttgatgaaagtTATTCAGTGAACCCAGATAAGGATGCAGAGTATAAAATTCTTGCCGAAGAATTACGTTTCAGTATGGATATATTTGTTGGACATATTGTCGTACCATATCAAGCTGATGATATGGATAAGAATGAAATGACCGAAGAACAAAAACTGGCCAAACAATATAATATTACTGGTCCTGAGAATATGCCTGTCATATTCCTGTatcgtgaaaaaaatttcgaaaatcCAATTCGTTTTAATggaaaacaatttgattccTATACATTACGTGATTTCATTCGAACCAATGTTCCAGgattatcatttcaattaaaatctTGTATACCAGAATTTGATAATCTGGCCAAAGATTTTATACGCGATAATAAATCAGCTGAAAAACGTaagaaaatattaaaaaatactgaaaaacaaatgaacaatatgAGAAATGAAGATCATAAAAATTCGGCAAAAATTTATgtaaaaataatggaaagAATTCTAGAACGTGGAGATATATTTATTGAAAGTGAATTCGAACGTATTCGTAACCTGTTGAATGGTAAATTATCTGATCAGAAAAAAGTTGATCTCAAAAATCGTCTGAATATTGTGGATAGTTTTCGTTCATTATCCATGACCAAAATCGGCAAAGATGAATTGTAA
- the LOC124496185 gene encoding F-box only protein 33: MNRDSDAKFNNKQQHHQQQYIILSYRNRSLKRDLKFINHPNTSISKNNEYITNDHQSNIIDWKNLPLVILYKIFAYLSSTERLQASSTCNSWRNVIYHSTLWPQKHLKVNLCPHKFVLSENEHYQNQQQQQQQHQQQSLSYGFHTFRLQDSYLYQQNINNVTWMKIRNDNLNNRKPNRKNFNEQLKLFIQKCSRFLNGITFYFDPNSSHNVLDLIKIIKFLSENEVAIYEMNDNRQNFYANCRNLKYFSIIPVTTLVRCASDQRFMSLYSGLTEAIRFLFSKCNQLEHVSLGDLHELIHASDAFLSQFFKTGVHQKLQCLHLSSIKGDIVRYLPQQMTTLEHLEKFHSLNHLSLDFDVLNTKVISILSKIDTLQLLSINVHRFNRNHPGISSSAWSRIVTNLPNLSVNLNLLHTESNNFQIIIDSLLNTEMPIKHFKAYYLEFKDENSSTILCNMLEILSRTHMNTLESLTLIDHLNSPKNHLKAVTPNVLIMLCWRCRNLNNLTVIGYETTDREIIAMARLRGESLQSFYFPSCCIQLSEIFTKYNYSPVFSEFFINFDMANQYAQRSFRDAVSLPLKRNWQPIPTHKIPEIIATGFLPQTTYHRTILEQKNSHCIH; the protein is encoded by the coding sequence ATGAATCGTGATTCAGATGccaaatttaataataaacaacaacaccatcaacaacaatatatcaTCTTATCATATAGAAATAGATCATTGAAAAGAGATCTAAAATTTATTAACCATCCAAATACTTCCATttcgaaaaataatgaatacattacaaatgatcatcaatcaaatattattgattggaaaaatctACCATTGGTGatattatataaaatattTGCCTATCTTTCATCAACGGAACGGTTGCAAGCATCATCTACCTGTAATTCATGGCGAAATGTTATCTATCATTCAACATTATGGCCACAAAAGCATTTAAAGGTCAATCTTTGTCCAcataaatttgttttgagcgaaaatgaacattatcagaaccagcagcagcagcaacaacaacaccaacaacaatctttATCATATGGTTTTCATACATTTCGTCTTCAAGATTCATATctttatcaacaaaatattaataatgtaACTTGGATGAAGATtcgtaatgataatttaaataatcGGAAAccaaatcgaaaaaatttcaatgagcAGCTAAAATTATTTATACAAAAATGTTCACGTTTTTTAAATGGCatcacattttattttgatccaAATTCATCACACAATGTATTAGActtgatcaaaataatcaagtTTCTATCCGAAAATGAAGTTGctatatatgaaatgaatgataatcgtcaaaatttttatgcCAATTGTCGTAAtcttaaatatttttcaattataccTGTAACTACATTGGTACGATGCGCTTCCGATCAACGTTTTATGTCACTTTATTCTGGCCTAACCGAAGCAATTCGTTTTCTATTCTCCAAATGTAATCAATTGGAACATGTATCGTTGGGTGATCTACACGAACTTATTCATGCAAGTGATGCTTTTCTGtcacaatttttcaaaacagGCGTTCATCAAAAATTACAATGTCTACATTTAAGTTCGATCAAAGGTGATATTGTTCGATATTTACCACAACAAATGACCACGCTTGAACATTTggaaaaattccattcattaaatcatttatcattggaTTTTGATGTGCTCAATACAAAAGTAATCAGTATTTTAAGCAAAATTGATACACTTCAATTATTGTCAATCAACGTACATCGTTTTAATCGTAATCATCCtggtatatcatcatcagcatggTCACGAATTGTAACCAATCTGCCAAATCTAAGTGTAAACCTTAATCTATTACATACAGAAagcaataattttcaaattattatcgattcattattgaatacTGAAATGCCtatcaaacattttaaaGCTTATTATCTTGAAtttaaagatgaaaattcatcaacaatactTTGTAATATGCTTGAAATACTTAGTCGAACTCATATGAATACTCTTGAATCGTTGACATTGATCGATCATTTAAATAGTCctaaaaatcatttaaaagCTGTCACGCCAAATGTTTTGATCATGCTTTGTTGGCGTTGTCGAAATCTTAACAATCTTACTGTTATCGGTTATGAAACAACCGATAGAGAAATTATAGCAATGGCTCGACTTCGTGGTGAATCTCTACAATCGTTTTATTTTCCTTCCTGTTGCATACAATTAAGCGAAATATTCACTAAATATAATTATTCACCAGTTTTCagtgaatttttcatcaattttgatatGGCTAATCAATATGCACAACGTAGTTTTCGGGATGCTGTTTCATTACCATTGAAACGTAATTGGCAACCAATACCTACTCATAAGATACCAGAAATAATAGCTACAGGATTTCTTCCTCAAACAACTTATCATCGAACCATTTTGGAACAGAAAAATAGTCATTGTATTCATTGA
- the LOC124494041 gene encoding uncharacterized protein LOC124494041, translating into MLSIFLQQKFSIKIIIFIITIIVFEFIINSNQTFVPKGRKCRLQEMHCDIMHPEKQCCPGTSCGVKRINNNLVNICMMCLDIGESCGGNDSKTSCCRGLRCQKITALSNACIPVADFKFYPDYETDINVDDDQQRNNNSPQQISLASLLMLRG; encoded by the exons AtgttatcaatatttttgcaacaaaaattttcaataaaaatcataatattcatcataacAATTATTGTATTcgaatttatcatcaattcaaatcagaCATTTGTACCAAAAG GTCGAAAATGTCGTCTACAAGAGATGCATTGTGATATTATGCATCCAGAGAAACAATGTTGTCCTGGTACCAGTTGTGGTGTAAAaagaatcaataataatcttgtCAATATATGTATGATGTGTCTGGATATTGGTGAATCTTGTGGTggaaatgattcaaaaacatCCTGTTGTCGTGGTTTACGTTGCCAAAAAATTACTGCATTATCAAATGCTTGTATTCCGGTTGCCGATTTTAAATTCTATCCAGATTATGAGACAGAtattaatgttgatgatgatcaacaacgtaataataattcaccaCAACAAATTTCTCttgcatcattattaatgttaagaggatga